AGACCATCTGCTGGAACTTTCATAACTGTAGAGTTTGAGGTGAAGGCAGGTGCCGCTGACGGAAACTACGCGCTTGCTTTACAGAATGTCGTGCTCAAAGACGAGAATAATGATGTTATTCCAGGTGTTACGGTAACCGATGGTGAGGGTGTGGTGGAATGTAATGCTATATCACCCACCGCTACAGCCAATGAGACCGCAAATGCGACAGCCACTGTTACAGCAACCCCCACAGCCAACGAAACCGCAAATGCGACAGCTACTCCAACGGCAAACGCTACAGCCACCGCAACCGAGACCACAACGGCCACTGCAACACTGACAGAGATCCCCACCACAACAGCCACTGCCACAGAAACACCGGCAGAAACGCCAGAATCGACTGAGACGCCAGTTCAACCTGGATTCGGCATAGCTCTTCTCCTGATAGGGCTTGCAGCAGTCTACATATTAAAGCGAAAGAATTAAGTTTGGGTTGGGTATTTTATCCATCCCTTGCCCTTTATTTTTACTTACCCATACAGAGCGGGAAGTGAACATTAAAAAATAAAAAAAGATGGGGGGTCTATTTAACCTCAATTCGCTTGACTTCAGGAGCCTCTGTTTTGGGCATCTCAATCTTCAGAACCCCATTTTCAAAAGAAGCTTCAACCTTCTCGCTCTCAATCTCTGCCGGAAGCGGAATTGATCTGTAGTATCTCCTGTATGACCGTTCCTTCCTGATATATCCCTCTTCTTTCTTTTCCTCCTCGTGCTTTACCTCTGCAGAAATCTCAAGACGATCTCCTTTGATCTCGACATTGAGATCTTCCTTCGATATTCCCGGCATATCAGCCTTCAGGACCAACCTGTCATCTTTATCGATTAGATCGATCGATGGCACCGCTGTTACAAGCTCTTCGCCTGGCACTGGCAGAAGTTTTGCGCCTTCGTAACCAATTTCACCAAATATATCATCCATCCATTCTCGCATTCGTCTGATCTCTTCAAACGGATCCATGACCCACCTTCTATGAAACACCATTTTTTCACCTCCTTTCGGTTTTTCATATCAGAGATATGAATTCATCCTGCAACCTCATTACCAAACGTTATTCTACCATCTGCAAGATACTCACATGAGACATCAAGCACCTTATCTGATCCCGCGTCACCAGCGACGTGTATCGTCTCAACCGCGCACCCTTCCTCAATCAGGATCTTGATGGCACCCCAGAGATCACCTTCGAGCATGACCTGCATCCGTGAATCGGTTGCTATAACCTCCTTAAATCCATCTGTAAACCTACCAAGACGCGATAGAATCCGATCCATCATATCATCATCGATTCTACCTTTTGCAACGATCGTCTTCATCCTGCGCAATCCGGATCTTCTTCTCATCTGTACTAAATCTCGCATGCTCATGATATATGAACCCCCATGCCTCCTACCTCTATTAAGTGCAGGGATTCCCTGCTAAATAATGCAATTCTCATACAATTCCTTTATATCTCTCAGTATCACAAAGATATAAATTGAATTGAGAATGGGGTGTTATAAATGTGTTCACCACCCTAATCGGCATTCAAAAGATTCTAAACCCTTTTTTCCTTTGTGGATGCACGATAGGTTTATTAGTGTTAAGTGAAATTGTAAGTTAGTGTGAACTCAATGCAACGAAAGAACATTTCATTGACCGATGATCACATCAAGATGCTCGAACCGTTCATCAAGGAGCACGAGGGTAACATCTCCGCCGCGATAAGATCCGTGATAGAGATCGCATGCAAAAGATCACCATCTGTAGAGGGGCGCGAGTTAACACAGCTCCATCCTTTAATCGCAAGATGGCTGATCAAGAATTCGGCTGGATGCGTTCCAGATCCAGATGCCATAAAAGAACTCATGTGTGAGCTTGGTTATCTTAACGGGCATACATCAACCGATGATGTCTGTAGGGGATTATGTAACATAGTCGATACCGCTGGTTTTAATGTTGAGATGGAGGTTATGGAGTGTGGGAAGAAAGGTATCCTTCTGAAGTTCAAGGGGCACGATCCACTCATGAATGAGTTTGTCGCAATGATGATCTCCCTTGGTCTTGCATCTTTAGATCTCCCATACAGAATCAAATCAATAGATGAACCCTCGACACTGATGAAGATAGCCTATGAGAGGGGAGCGGGGGCATACGAGCGTGTGGTCGAGCACTTTGGCTACAACCAGTTCTTCTGCGATGAACTTAAAAACAGGTGGGAGTGGTGGAAGTGGGTTGTCGAGACATCAGCGATGCTCAACTACAAAATGATCTTCATAACTGAGACCGTTCTTGAGAATCTCATCCAGGGTAAGAGTTGTCCAGGTGGTGTAACATACATTGAGCGAAAGAGCGGAAAGTACTGTAAGGAAATACCGTTTGATGAGTTTTTTCTGCTTCTTCGAGAGCTGTTTAAGAATGCCCGAATAATTGATGAAATGACATATCATGAAGATAGTGGTGAGATACTGATCTATCACAACTTCCGTGATCCTGTGGTGATAGAACAGATCGCAGAATGGATCGAAAATCTGATAAAGATCCACTGGCCGAATCTTGAACACGAGACATCCGCGCAAACAACGGTCTTCAGAAGGATTGAAGATGCAGAAGATTGAGCTTCTCAAGTTCTGGATGGGTAGATCTATAAGGCTTGAGTAGTATCTGGGAATTATGTGTGCATCCTCAACAAAGAAATGGTTTGATGAGTGGGCAGACGAGTATGATGACATCCTTCCACGTGTTCGTGAGTACCAGAAACTTGTTGAAAGAATTGTTGAGTACGCCCGGGTAAGGAATGGAGACACGGTGCTTGATATCGGGTGTGGGACAGGATATTTGAGTTTGAAGCTCATGGATGTTGCAGCATGCAGGCTTGTTGCCGTTGATCTCTCATCCGAGATGCTGAAGGTCTTTAGAGAGAAGCTTTATCACCTTAGAGCAGAGGGTTATGATTTTTCTACCGGTATAGAACTTGGATCGGGTGATTGTCTCTCTCTGCCTTTTAAGGATGGGACATTTGATGTTATTACATCATCGGTTGTGATGCACCACATTAAACCTGAAAAGAAACAAATCGCGTTGAGCGAGATCCACCGGGTTCTTAAGCCAGGTGGGAGATTTTTACTTGGTGAGCTGAACTTCGATGCAACAGGAGATCTGAATGATTCTGTGCGGCTTGAGCGAGTCATGGCAGGTCTTACAAAGGTACTCTCGACGATCGTGGCATCACTCGGTGCTGGTGTGCTCGATCGGATGTTTGATAACGCAAAACGCCATCTCCTCTGTGACGATGAGTATGCAATAACCATTGATATGTGGGAAAAACTCTCTATAGATGCCGGTTTTAATCCCATCTGGCGCGAGGTGCTTCCATCTGGTGCATGGGGATTTTTATGCCTGGAGAAGGCTACCTGCACAAAGGAGCAGCCTTAAATCAAAATTTTATCCCTCACCTCCCCAAATACCTCCTCAATGCTCCTGTTCCCATCTATAAATACGACGTTACCCTCTGCAACCTTCCTGAAGTTACGGGAGATCTTTTCAAGCTTCTCAAGCTCTTCGAATAACTCTATCCCATTATTTCGCTGCTTTATTCGCTCAAGCGATACTTCAGGCGGTGTCTCGATGACAAAGGTAAGATCAGGGGTTATAGAATACCGATTTATCATAACAACCCACTCAAGATCAAGCGTTAGCGACTGATACGCATAAGACGATAACCGATACCGATCAGAGATCACGATCTCTCCTTTCTCAATTCTCTCAACGATTATTTTCGTGTGCTCAACCCTGTCTGCTGCAAAGAGAAGTGCGAGTGTTGCATCACTCACCTCAATCTCCTTTCTCAGGACACGCCTGATTAACTTCCCAATCTCTCCTGTTGTGGGTTCTTTTGTGAGATATACGGTGTAACCCTTGCTTTCTAACCATTCTGCAAGGAGCTTACTCTGTGTTGAGAGTCCTGAGCCATCTGTACCTTCAAATGCGATCAGCATAGATGCACCACGGCTCTTCTGCAAGATAACTCCCGTTGACCGCAAAAGCACGCGCCCTGCAACCGCCACAGATCGTGTTATATCGGCATGATCCGCATCGCCCCTCAAGCAATTCTGGATCGCGAAGTTCCTTGAAGACCTCAGATTCTTTCCAGATCTCTTCAAAACCTGTTTCCCGCACATTTCCGACCTTTATCGGCAGATATGGGCATGGGTTCACATCACCATCTGGTTTTATCCTGCAGTAGGCTGTTGCAGCAAGGCATCCCTTTGTAAACCTCTTAATCTGCCAGTTGTCCTCACCACCACGCTGCATGGCAATCCGCATAAACTGAGGTGCACAAACCGCTTTAAGTTCAATCGGAAAGTCCTGACTCTTTTCATATAAAAATACAAGCATGTCTTCGTACTGCTGTGGCGTTACATCGATGACATCCTCTGCCCTTCCTGTCGGGACAAGGAAAAAGAGATGAAAAGCATCAGCTCCAAGATCAAGTACGAAATCCATCATATCAGGGATTTCTTCATAGTTATCCCTTGTGATGGTTGTGTGAACCTGAAAGCTCAAACCGCCCTCCTTACACGCCTTTGCACCACCAATCGCAGCAGCGTGTGAGCCTTCAAGCCCCCTGAAATGATCATGGATCGAGGGTGAGAGGGCATCGATACTGATCCCCACCCGTGCAACACCCGCGTTTTTGAGCTTTGAAACAACTTCGTCGGTGAGGAGGGTTCCATTTGTGCCCATAACGATCCTCAAGCCCTTGGAGTTCCCGTAGGATGCGATCTCGTAGATATCCTTTCTCAGAAGTGGCTCACCACCGCTCAAGATCAAAATAGGCTTTGAGAAAGATGCAATATCATCGATCAGCCTGAATGCTTCATCGGTATTCAGTTCGTCAGGAGGTGCTTCACCAACTCCAACCGCATCGATGTAACAGTGATCACAGAATAAGTTACACTCGTATGTTGTGTTCCATGAGATCAATCGTGGTAAAAACGTATCGTTCATCTGTAATCATAATCTGGCAAGAACGCCACCATTAACCGCTTCTGCAACCTCACGCCCCTTCATGATCTCAAGCAGCTTGAAAGCAAACTCCATCGCAGTTCCAGGTGAGCGGCTCGTCACAATCTTTCCGTCGACAACAACTCGATCTTCACGATAATCGCCAGCGTCAATCTCATCCTTTACCGAGGGGTGACTTGTTGCAGAGACGTGCGCCAATATCTCAAGATCCGAGAGCGTCGTGGGCGCACCACAGATTGCAGCTATGATCTTGCCAGCCTCGTGCATCTGCTTTACCGCCTCACGAATCTTTGGATCATTCCTCAGATTGATGTAGCCTGGATTTCCACCGGGCAGGACAATCGCATCAAAATCAAGTGGATTAATCGCATTTAAAACCGTATCTGCCATGACTTTGACGCCATGCGCAGCCTCAACGAGCTCAGTCTCACTGAGTGAAGCCGTCACAACCTCGATACCTCCACGACGCAGTATATCCACGACCGTAAGAGCTTCGATCTCCTCAAAACCTGGTGCAAGTGGCAATAAAACCTTCATCCTGCATCACCTCATCTTCTTGAGAAGTTCATTGATTGCATCACCATGATAACCAAGTTCTCCTCCTTCTTTGAATGATCGCTTGATACCTTTGTGACCCTTTCTTGGAGGATGAAGCCTGAAAACAGGTTTTAATCCCGGTATATCCGTGATTTTTACTTTTTCTTCATATATAGACTTTGAAAGTTCTTCGATCGAGTTAAACTCGGTATTATCTCTTAGATATTCATCCGTGAGCCGACTTCCACCCTTGAGGCGTCCACGCAGTTGCAAGAGCCGTACAATACTATCGAGACTAATTTCGCCCCATGCAACGTAGTTTGTAACCTTTTTGATCATGCCAAGATAGTGCACATCATCTGGCAGCAGGACGCAATGGTTAATCCTGTGTAGCCGCAGCATCTTCAGTGTATCACGGATCTCGGGCCTTAAGCCCACATCACCTCTCAGTCTTACAACCGCATACATGCCTCTCCTCACACCTTCATTGTAACCGTTGCTTTTAGTGCATCAAACGTTGCCATCGCGAAGTTCAGAGTTGTCCGTTCCTGTCCTCCTGAGTATGTCCAGACATCGTCGATTCCAGCAAGCTTCAGAACTTTCTGGGGTGTCTCACCACATACAAGCCCAAGTCCTTTTGGTGCAGACTTCAGAACGATTTTTACGCTCCCAGCCTTTCCCGTGACTTCGAATGGCACGGTATGAGGATCTCCGCATCCGCATTCCCATGAGCCGCATCCTCGCCTTATTTTTATCAAATTGAGCTTTGCAGCTTTCGCAGCCTTTGCAATTGCAGGTCCAACCTGCAGATCCTTTGTCTGTGCAACCCCGACATATCCGTCTTCATTCCCGACAACGACACAGACCCTGAATTTAACTCTTCTGCCCGAGTCTGTCATTCGCTGTACCATATTGATATCAATCACGTCTTCTTTAACATCAGGGAGGAGTGTATCGATGATCTCGGATTCCCTGATCGGAAGGCCAGAATTTAATGCATCATCAATTGTATCGATCTTACCAGCTTTAACCAGCTTACCAAGTTTTGTTTTCGGAACCCAATCTGATAGATCCACATTGCTCGCACGGCTTCCATTTTGCCGCCCTTTACCTCGTTTACCTCGCGCCATCTAAGATCACACCTTTCACACGATCAAAATTATCCGGCAGATCAACATATTTCTCAAGATATTCTGCGATTATTTCACCTCTAATTCTCGAATCATCTGGAAACATCTCTTCAGAACATGGCACATGAAGCCCCGCATCGATCGCACCCTTGGCAGCAGCATAAACCTTTGCCCCTTTCGATGATGTTGCAAGTCCGATATCGAGTATCGCCTCCTCAAAACCAGCTTTTTTTGCTCGCACTCCGAACAACAATCCTGTCAGATAAGCTGCTGGTGTATTTCCGCAGTGTCCCTCATATCCAAGCTTTAAAAGCTCGTTAGCCCGTGCAGAGACATGAGTAATATCACCCACATTATCAAAAACCACCAGCTGGATTGTGATTCCATTGTTGCTCCGTCTTACCACCATCCTTGGTTTTTTTGAAACTAAAAGCCGCAACCTTCCATGATAATTCGTCTTTCCTTCGCGCCGTCTTCTGAACGGAACTTTATATCTTGGGCCTCTTGCCATTTTATACCTCTTTTCTATAACTCTCGATAAATGTTCTGAGATGGTTCAGATCCCTGAACTCTCCCCCTCCTGCTTTATTGTACAGCATCCTGTATGTGGTACGATCGATTGTGCCATCCTCACGCAGCTGTTTCAAAAACTTTCGCTGCGCACGAATCTTGACGATCCATCGCCTTTTTCTGGAAAGTCGTGCATATTTCGCCCCTTTTCTTTTACCATGCCCACTGCGATGGCCATAACTTCGTTTTTCATCTCTGATACGTGCCCGTCCTCTGCTAACACCCTTCACCGGTTTTCGCTTAATGATGCCTTCTGCTATAAGCCCCCGTATGTCTTCGCGGGTCACAGCCTCTGCGATCGTATCAGATTCTTCTGGATTTAGCCAGACACGCCCAGCTCCAACCCCAAGAACCTTTGCTGCCAGTCTTTTCTGATGCTGTAGGTCGGTCATAAATACTCACATATTTCCCATGTCCAATCTATATAAGATTTTCCGCACTGCAGGGGTTTTATAATTTATGCTGCAGCGACTACCTGAATGGAACTGGTTCGTTTAACAGGAAACTTCCATCCATGATCCTTTTTTTAAGCTCTTTTGCAATTTTTACCCCTCCGCAAAGGTCTGACTGGCGGCATACAATTGGAATATCTCTTGATCCAATCCTCACAGATCCATTATCGCCAGAGAACGCTCCAGCAGTGCAGATCAGACTGCATGATCCACAGTTGAAGCAGCGATTCCGATCAATCTGCTTTAATGCGATCGAGAAGGCATGTGTTGGGCAGAACTCGTCAACAGGGCATTTTTCACAATCAATACATGCGTCTGGATCAAATGTAGTCGATAAATCTTGATTCCAGACATCAGCATATGTAATCTCGCCTATCGGGATTCTGCCATGAACGTCAACCACCTTGAGGGGTATCTCGTGGTTTAACTTCTTCAGATTCTCAAGTATCTGTTCATTGAGTACAGGGATCGGTATGGCCCATGAATTTATAACTTCAGGCCCTGCTGACGTCTTAAATCCACCCATATATATCGGGTTCATGTCATGCATGTCTGCAAATCCAGATAGATTTGGCTTCTCCCATGTGCTGCGTGTTCCCACTCCCTCAACAAAACCCTCTGCACCGTTCATTAGGATGCGCGTTCCTATACCGATTGTATCAAGATGGGGATCATTCTCAAGTGGATTTATCTCTCCACAACCAGAGAATGTGAGTTCCTTTAGCGAGCCTTTGAGCGGCAAAGTGGAGAAGATCGACGATACTTCGCACTCTTTTGTATTTACAAATGCCATGTAGTTCTTAAATGCGTTCCTAACTCCAACCATACGCGCAAATGGTATCTCATCCAGTCTTATCGTGGTATCGATCTGCTTACCATCTGATGATGTAATCTCAACCGTGATACTGTGACCATCGACGAGATCCCTGAAAAGATCCCCTCCTCCATAATCGCCATTATGCGCTGTTCCATATACAACAAGATCAAGAACCCCAAGCCGTTCATTAGGACAGGGTCCAGGAAATGCAGGAATGCCATTCAGGCGAACGTCTATCGCACGCACAAATGTATCAGGTCTGGAAACATGAAAAGAGAGTATCGCCATTGTACCACTCATAATCCCCCTTGTTCCGCAGGTTACAACATCGATATCATCAAAAGTTATCGCATCTCGCCCCTCTTCCCGCACAAGGTTACAGAATTCATCCGCACTCATAACTCGTACTGAACCATCCATGATCCGTCTGTTGATCATGGCGATACTTCGTGCCGTCATTTTATCTCCTTACCAGTGTATGGAGTGTCACCTCTTTTGACCCAAAAAATTCCTTTGAAAAGTTTGCGACGACTTCAGGATCATACGACTTGCAGCTGAAGATGTCAATGTACCCGTTTGCTGTTCTGTCCACAAAATGACCAGATATTAACGATGTTTCGATGAATTGAACGACCGAATATCCTCCATTATCGCTTTTTTCACCGAAATAGAGGATCATGGCCTCGCCAAAGGGTTTCATATCGATAAGCTCACAGAGATCCTTGATGTATTGCTTGATCGCCTCAGGATTTCTGATAAGCGCAGGATCACACCCATACAGATCGATACTTGTCGATAACCCCCATGCCTCATTCATGCAGAGAATAATCGTTGGATCAAGTTATAAAGTTTTTTGAGCTGTCGGTAGCAGACGCAAACCTCCTAAAAATAGTAAAATTTATATATCTTGCATCAAAGAAACATCTCAATTAATATTCATAATTCAATCAGATGGTTTAGCTCTGAGCTTTTCGAGTCTGAAGGAGGATCTATGAAGGGGATAGCCAAAGGAATGGGAGTAACATTCAGGTACAACTTCAAACCAGCCATTACAGTACAGTATCCTGACGAGAGCCCCGTCATCGAAGAGCGCTTCAGAGGGCATCATCACATCATGAGCAAAAACTGCATCGCATGTAACCTCTGTGCAAAGGCATGTCCTGTCGGTGCGATCAAGCTCTCATTTGAGAAAGGTGAAGATAAAAAGAAGGTTTTAACTGAGTACGAGCTTGATATTGGTGTTTGTATCTGGTGTGGGTTATGTGTTGACGCCTGCCCAAAAGATGCGCTTATCATGTCACAGGATTTTGAACTTTTTGCACGGGAACGAGAAGAACTGAAACGTAATCTTTTGGAGGAGGAAATTCATGCTTGAGAGTTTTGTATTTGCAATTGTTGCGTTGATCCTCCTTCTTTCGAGTATCATGGTTGTGAAATCAAAAGAAGTGATGCACAGTGCATTATCGCTCGCTGTGATGCTCATCGGAATTGCGGGTGTGTATGTCATGCTTGACGCCGAATTTCTGGCAGCAGTTCAGATCCTCGTCTATGCGGGTGGCGTTGTGATACTGATTGTATTTGCGATATTCATGTTGAGGTGGGAGCGATGACGATGAATTACAGTACCGGACTGATAAAGGCATTGATTGTTCTTATAATGCTATATGGAATTGTAATGACGATCCAGTCAACTACATGGGAGATCGATGAGTTTGCGATCGATAAAACACCAGAAAACTTCGGGTTTGCCCTATTTAACGAGTCGCTTGTTGCGTTTGAGGTTACATCAGCCGTTCTCACCGCAGCACTTGTCGGTGCGCTCTTTCTGGCAATGAGGGAGAAAGAGGTGATGAGTCGATGATCCCACTCGAATGGTACCTCATACTTGCTGGTACCTTATTTTCAATCGGTGCTTATGGAATACTCGTTGAACGCAATGGTCTTAAGGTTTTGATGTGCCTTGAGATCCTTCTAAATGCAGCAAATATTAATCTTGTTGCTTTTTCAAGGGGAAATCTCATGGGACAGCAGTTTGCACTCTTTTCAATCGCTATTGCAGCATGTGAGGTTGCGGTCGGTCTTGCACTCCTTATAATGCTCTTCAGGTACATGGACACGATCGATCTTGAGACTTTCAATATACTGAGGTGGTAACAATGGCGTGGATTGAATATGCATACTGGATCGCACTTCTGCCCCTGATTGGGTTTGTTCTGGAGCTATTTGTCGGTAAATACACCTGGAAGCGGGGTGGTATATTTGCAAACCTCGCCATACTTGGATCAACGATCATCGCTATTGGAACACTCACAGAGGTTCTTGGAGGTGCAAGGATAGATGTATCTGTGTCATGGTTCTTTGATGGCATTGTAGTCGGATATTTGATTGATCCGCTTGCAATCGTGATGCTGTGTATGGTATCATTTGTTAGCCTGATGATTCACATCTATGCAACCGCTTACATGGATGAAGATCCGAACAAGTCACTCTACTTTGCAGAAACTGCACTTTTCACCTGTGGAATGCTTGGACTTGTTCTCTCAAACAATCTCTTACAGTTATTCATCTTCTGGGAGCTTGTTGGTGTCTGTTCATATCTCCTGATTGGATTCTGGTGGTACAAACCAGAAGCAGCAGCAGCGGGAAAGAAAGCGTTCCTGACAACCCGTGTTGGAGACGTTCTCTTCTTGCTGGGTATTATATTGCTCTATTTCAATGTTTCACATCTGCCTGAACCGCTATCATTCAAATATCTCTTCTCGCTTGAGGTACTTGAAGCAATCCCACATACGCACCTGACAGCAATCGCACTCCTGTTTCTGGGCGGTGCTGTTGGAAAAAGTTCACAGTTTCCGCTTCATGTCTGGATTCCAGATGCGATGGAAGGTCCAACAACGGTTTCCGCTCTCATCCATGCAGCAACAATGGTAACAGCAGGAATTTATCTTGTTGCAAGGACGTATCCGATCTTTATCGCATCACCCGACGCTCTGGTTGTTGTTGCGGTACTTGGCGGTTTCACAGCCCTCTTTGCAGCAACACTCGGTCTTGTCGTGAATGATATAAAGCGGGTGCTCGCCTATTCAACGATCAGTCAGCTTGGGTACATGCTCTGCATGCTTGGCGTTGGATCGATCATCGGAGCATTTGCGGTTGGATACTCACTCTTCCATCTGATCTCACATGCATTCTTCAAAGCCCTTCTCTTCCTCTGTTCTGGGGCTGTGCTTCATGGGCTTGCAAATACGAGGGATCTGAGGGAGATGGGTGGACTACTTAAGAAGATGCCAGTAACCGCAATTGCGATGCTGATCGGTGCATTGAGCCTTTCAGGATTCCCATTGACAGCAGGCTTCTTCAGTAAAGATCGAATCATCGAGACCGCCTATGAGTACGGAGTTGCAACCAATAACTTCCTGCCATGGATATTTATCCTCCTTGCAGCTCTTCTTACAGCAGTTTACACATTCAGGCTCTGGTTTATGGCATTTACAGGTGAACCACGAAGTTATCTTGCAGAACATGCACACGAAGCTTCAAAGATCATGACGATACCGTTGATTGTGCTCGCAGCATTTGCACTATTCTTTGGCATCTTCCAGAAAAAATTCTATACGTTTGTGGGTGCAAACTTTGACTCGCACCTGATCGAAGAACTGGCACATATCGGTGGGTATCATTTTCATCATGCCGGTCATGTGCCATTTGTAGTCATGATACTTCCTGCAGTCTGTGCAATCGGAGGAATTGCGATTGCTTACGGAATCTGGTATAATAATCGGGTCGATGTATCAACGTTCATCTCAAAGGAAAACCCGATCTATAGATTGCTCTGGAACAAGTACTATCTCGATTTCATCTTCAAAGATTTGATTGCAGAGCGAGTATTTGGGTTTGTGGCGCTTGTTGCAGAGGCATTTGATAAGTATGTGATAGATGGCGTCGTAAACGGAATAAGCTACCTGGTACTTACAACAGGATCCAGACTGCGCAAGATCCAGACAGGTGTTGTCGAAACGTACGCGACCGCGGTCGTGATTGGGGTGGTTATACTTATACTTCTCATAGGAGGGGTTATCTGATGACATTTGGTCCAATCACACTGATACTTGCTGTACTTTTAATCGGGGCAGTCATCACATTTCTGACTCGTACACAGAAGCAGGCAAGGAGCGTTGCGCTTGTATCATCGGGCATCGCACTTTTAATTGCTCTATCGATGTATCTTGGGTTCAATGGCAAGAATGGCATGCAATATACAGAGTCAGTCACCTGGATTGCATCGCTTGGCATCGGATACAACGTGGGTGTCGATGGCATCGGACTTCCAATGGTAATCCTTGCAACGCTAATCTCGTTCCTCTGTGTGATCTATGCATGGGGAGAGGGGCACAGACCAAATCAGTTCTTTGGGCTGGTGCTTCTGATGGATATGGCACTTGTTGGAGTCTTTGTCGCGCTTGATTTCTTTCTCTTCTACATGTTCTGGGAATTGACGCTGGTACCAATGTTCTTTTTGATCGGTATCTGGGGAGGTCCGCGAAAGCACTATGCCGCGATTAAGTTCCTGATATATACGCATGTTGCAAGTGTCGCAATGATGCTCGCGATCTTTGCGATGTACTACTTCAATGGTGCAGCAACTGGTACTTATACATTCGATATGACCTATCTG
This genomic window from Candidatus Syntrophoarchaeum caldarius contains:
- a CDS encoding F420H2:quinone oxidoreductase subunit L, yielding MAWIEYAYWIALLPLIGFVLELFVGKYTWKRGGIFANLAILGSTIIAIGTLTEVLGGARIDVSVSWFFDGIVVGYLIDPLAIVMLCMVSFVSLMIHIYATAYMDEDPNKSLYFAETALFTCGMLGLVLSNNLLQLFIFWELVGVCSYLLIGFWWYKPEAAAAGKKAFLTTRVGDVLFLLGIILLYFNVSHLPEPLSFKYLFSLEVLEAIPHTHLTAIALLFLGGAVGKSSQFPLHVWIPDAMEGPTTVSALIHAATMVTAGIYLVARTYPIFIASPDALVVVAVLGGFTALFAATLGLVVNDIKRVLAYSTISQLGYMLCMLGVGSIIGAFAVGYSLFHLISHAFFKALLFLCSGAVLHGLANTRDLREMGGLLKKMPVTAIAMLIGALSLSGFPLTAGFFSKDRIIETAYEYGVATNNFLPWIFILLAALLTAVYTFRLWFMAFTGEPRSYLAEHAHEASKIMTIPLIVLAAFALFFGIFQKKFYTFVGANFDSHLIEELAHIGGYHFHHAGHVPFVVMILPAVCAIGGIAIAYGIWYNNRVDVSTFISKENPIYRLLWNKYYLDFIFKDLIAERVFGFVALVAEAFDKYVIDGVVNGISYLVLTTGSRLRKIQTGVVETYATAVVIGVVILILLIGGVI
- a CDS encoding F420H2:quinone oxidoreductase subunit J yields the protein MLESFVFAIVALILLLSSIMVVKSKEVMHSALSLAVMLIGIAGVYVMLDAEFLAAVQILVYAGGVVILIVFAIFMLRWER
- a CDS encoding methanogenesis marker 16 metalloprotein; translation: MINRRIMDGSVRVMSADEFCNLVREEGRDAITFDDIDVVTCGTRGIMSGTMAILSFHVSRPDTFVRAIDVRLNGIPAFPGPCPNERLGVLDLVVYGTAHNGDYGGGDLFRDLVDGHSITVEITSSDGKQIDTTIRLDEIPFARMVGVRNAFKNYMAFVNTKECEVSSIFSTLPLKGSLKELTFSGCGEINPLENDPHLDTIGIGTRILMNGAEGFVEGVGTRSTWEKPNLSGFADMHDMNPIYMGGFKTSAGPEVINSWAIPIPVLNEQILENLKKLNHEIPLKVVDVHGRIPIGEITYADVWNQDLSTTFDPDACIDCEKCPVDEFCPTHAFSIALKQIDRNRCFNCGSCSLICTAGAFSGDNGSVRIGSRDIPIVCRQSDLCGGVKIAKELKKRIMDGSFLLNEPVPFR
- a CDS encoding S-adenosylmethionine decarboxylase, encoding MNEAWGLSTSIDLYGCDPALIRNPEAIKQYIKDLCELIDMKPFGEAMILYFGEKSDNGGYSVVQFIETSLISGHFVDRTANGYIDIFSCKSYDPEVVANFSKEFFGSKEVTLHTLVRR
- a CDS encoding F420H2:quinone oxidoreductase subunit K, whose amino-acid sequence is MIPLEWYLILAGTLFSIGAYGILVERNGLKVLMCLEILLNAANINLVAFSRGNLMGQQFALFSIAIAACEVAVGLALLIMLFRYMDTIDLETFNILRW
- a CDS encoding F420H2:quinone oxidoreductase subunit I; translation: MKGIAKGMGVTFRYNFKPAITVQYPDESPVIEERFRGHHHIMSKNCIACNLCAKACPVGAIKLSFEKGEDKKKVLTEYELDIGVCIWCGLCVDACPKDALIMSQDFELFAREREELKRNLLEEEIHA